In Ferrigenium kumadai, the DNA window ATTTGGCATTGGCCTGCTCAAGTTCCAGTGTCTTTTCCTCCAGATGGTCATTGATGCTCTTGAGTTGATCCTGGACGGTCATCAGCTCGCGGTTCTGCGAGGCTGCGTTCTCGTAGGTCGAGATGAGCAGGCCCATGATCTGCCGGCTTCCCGCGTTCACCCGGTATTTCTCACCATCCAGGGTCAACTCCATTTCCATCTTTTTTTCTTCTTGCCTGGGTTCCGTCAATGCCTTCTTGACCCTGAGCAGCAGATAGCGCTCGTTGAAGGGCTTGGTGACATAGAAATCCGCCCCCGCATTCAGGCCGCGTATCACGTCTTTGGCATCCGACAGCATGGTCAGCAGGATCACCGGTGTGTCCCTCAGCTCCTCATCCATGCGGATGGCATGGCACAGCTCGTAGCCGTCCATCACCGGCATATTGATGTCGCTGATGACCAGCCTGGGCCGCTCTTTCCTTGCAGCAGACAACCCCTCCGCGCCGTCCCTGGCGACCGTCACCCGGTAGCCTTCATGCGCCAGCGTACGGCGCAGCAGCTCGGCCTGGATCATGCTGTCTTCCACGATCAGGATGGGCGTCTGCGCTGGGCTGGCTCCCTGATTCCCGGTGTCGTCCTGTTCCAGGTTCATGGCGTGTGGGTATCCGCATCCAGGTTCAGCAACTTCAGCAGGGCAGGGGCGATCTTCGGCAGGGGCAGGACATAGCGCGCGGCGTTGGCCGCGATCGCCTCCTTCGGCATGCCGAAGATGGTGCTGGTTTGCTCATCCTGGGCGATGGTCGTTCCTCCCGTCTGCGAGATGGCCCGCATGCCCTCCACGCCATCGCGTCCCATGCCGGTGAGCAGCACGCCCGCTGCACTTTTTCCATAGTGGAGCGCCAGAGACTTGAAAGTCACGCTGATGGACGGGCGATGGCCTTCGTAGGGGATGGTGTCGATGCATTCCAGTCGGCCATGGCTGCCCACCACCAGGTGCGAGCCTTCGCGCGGGAAATAGACGGTTCCCGGTTGTGGCAGGATGCCTGTCTCTGCGGTCACGATCTTCAGCTGGCACTTGGTCCCAAGCCAGTCCACCAGCCCCTGCATGAATCCTTCGCTGATATGCTGGATGCAGAGCAGCGGCACCGGCAGGCTGCCCGGCAGGTGCGACAGGATCTCTTCTAGCGCCTGAGGCCCGCCGGTCGAGGCGCCGATGCCGATGATGCTGAGCGGAACTCCCCTGAGGGACGTCAGCTGGGTCAGCGCCGGAGGGACAGGTGGATGGGGCTCTTTCCATCGCTTGCGGATAGCGACCACTCCGGCAAGGACCTTGATCTTGCCGATCAG includes these proteins:
- the cheB gene encoding chemotaxis-specific protein-glutamate methyltransferase CheB gives rise to the protein MNNLSSSKAPIRVLLVDDSLIMLAILKRILANTPEIQVVGTAINGKEALDRIPFLQPDVICTDLHMPVMDGLEFTRAVMERFPLPILVVSISVQKEQTANIFQVLEAGAVDIMAKPRGVPGAGYEMDAQELIGKIKVLAGVVAIRKRWKEPHPPVPPALTQLTSLRGVPLSIIGIGASTGGPQALEEILSHLPGSLPVPLLCIQHISEGFMQGLVDWLGTKCQLKIVTAETGILPQPGTVYFPREGSHLVVGSHGRLECIDTIPYEGHRPSISVTFKSLALHYGKSAAGVLLTGMGRDGVEGMRAISQTGGTTIAQDEQTSTIFGMPKEAIAANAARYVLPLPKIAPALLKLLNLDADTHTP